One Sulfitobacter sp. M39 genomic window, CAGGGCGGGGCTGTCGGGGACCGTGCCCGCGCCAAAGCAGCGCAAAACGATCCCGTCGCAGGTGGTCGCCGCATGATCCAGGAGGGCGGCGCCGAAACCGGGGGTGACGGTCAGAAGGGCGACCTCGTGGGGCCGCAGGGGGCTGAGCTGCGGGTCGGGTGCGGTGACCCGCGGTGCCCTGTCGGTTGGCGTCGCGGTAAAGGCGTCCAGCGCTTGCGAATGGGCCTTGCGCACCCGCCCGCCATGCAGCCGTTTGCCGCCGAATTGCACCCAGACCCCCGCCGGCGCCGTGCGGGCTGCAGCAAGCGCATCGATCAGATTGGCGGTGCCGTCCGTGTCAGCCAAAGTCAGCGGTCGCATCGCGCCGGTCACGATCACAGGCTGCGCCAGACCGGGCAGCGCAAGGCACAGGGCGGCGGCGGTATAGGCCAGCGTATCCGTCCCGTGGGTCACAACGAAGCCGTCAAAGCGGCCCCGATGCTGATGGATGGTCTGCGCGATGCGCGCCCAATCCTGCGCCGTGGCGAGCGCGGAATCGATCAGCGGATCAAGGCGCAGTACTTCGACCTCTCCGGTGACCTTGCCGCTGGCCACCAGCGCTGCGACCGCATCTTCGACCACCCCGTCGCGAGGGGCGAAACCGTCGGGGGTCTGGGCCATGCCAATCGTGCCGCCGGTGTGGATCAAGAGTGTCGCCATGCTGCGCCCTTTGTGTTGATTGCCGCCCAATATGCCCCATCCGGAGCCCTGCAAAAACTGCCGCAGGCGGACCAGAAGCGCCCGTCGCTGTCAAGCCTGCTTGCCGTCAGCGCATGAGGCCAAACCCGCCATGACGTGACATCCGGCTTGACGGGCAGGGTGCGGCGGCGCGTATATACGCCCGACACGACCGGAAGGCCCCCAGATGCGCACACCGACCCGCCGCCACTTTATCGCCCTTGCCAGTGCGGGTGCCGTCGCCGGATGTGGCGGGCAGGGCGGGTTCTCTGTCGTTGATCCGGACCACACCAGCGCAGGTGTAGGGGCGGATGTGGGCGCGGGCGTGCAACAGCTGCTCGTTGCGACCACACGCACCGCCGATCCCGCGCCGATCGCCTATGGGGCGGGGCGGGCCAAAACGCTGGATTTCGCGCGGCTTGCCATCTCGATCCCGCCAAACCACGAGGTCGGTCAGATCGAACGCAGCCGCGGATCGCGGGCCGACCCGGCACGCCATTTCGCCCTCACCGGGGCAGAGACCTTGCCGGATCTGGAGGCGCTGGTCTCCGCCGCCCGCGCCGCGTCGACACCGGGGCAAGAGGCGGTCTTGTTCGTGCACGGCTATAACAACAGCTTTGCCAAGGCCGCGTATCGTCATGCGCAGGTGGCGTGGGATTATGAACTAAAGGGGCCGCAGATCCATTTTTCGTGGTCGTCAGCAGCGAACCCGTTCGAATATACCTATGACCGCGACAGCGTGCTGATCGCCCGCGATGCGCTGGCGACATTGCTGCGGCGCCTGCTGCGCGAGGACGGGCTGCGCGTATCGCTGGTGGGGCATTCGATGGGCGGGCTGCTGATTATGGAGACGTTGCGACAGATCGCGCTGAGCGGGGACCGCGCCCTGCTGGACCGTTTGTCGGCGACGACGCTGATCTCGCCTGATATTGATATGGATCTGTTCCGTGCACAGGCCCGTGCGCTTGGCCAGTTGCCGCAGCCCTTTACCGTGGCGATTGCACAGAACGACCGGCTGTTGCGCCTGTCGTCGGGCTTGTCAGGGGGTGCCGCGCGTTTGGGATCGGTAGAGGAAATGAACCAGCTTGAAGGGCTTGGCGTCTTCGT contains:
- a CDS encoding asparaginase codes for the protein MATLLIHTGGTIGMAQTPDGFAPRDGVVEDAVAALVASGKVTGEVEVLRLDPLIDSALATAQDWARIAQTIHQHRGRFDGFVVTHGTDTLAYTAAALCLALPGLAQPVIVTGAMRPLTLADTDGTANLIDALAAARTAPAGVWVQFGGKRLHGGRVRKAHSQALDAFTATPTDRAPRVTAPDPQLSPLRPHEVALLTVTPGFGAALLDHAATTCDGIVLRCFGAGTVPDSPALRAALRKAQGKGVPVVAVSQCAEGGMQIGTYAAGKALRDSGVVDGGQMTAEAAFIKIHLALSCFAEFDAQHAYLAADQCGEMAG
- a CDS encoding alpha/beta hydrolase; the encoded protein is MRTPTRRHFIALASAGAVAGCGGQGGFSVVDPDHTSAGVGADVGAGVQQLLVATTRTADPAPIAYGAGRAKTLDFARLAISIPPNHEVGQIERSRGSRADPARHFALTGAETLPDLEALVSAARAASTPGQEAVLFVHGYNNSFAKAAYRHAQVAWDYELKGPQIHFSWSSAANPFEYTYDRDSVLIARDALATLLRRLLREDGLRVSLVGHSMGGLLIMETLRQIALSGDRALLDRLSATTLISPDIDMDLFRAQARALGQLPQPFTVAIAQNDRLLRLSSGLSGGAARLGSVEEMNQLEGLGVFVMDMTGIADTGSNHFLPGTSASAIALIKGLRDADALAPQSLSVGPVSIKLGG